AGAGcattcttttataatatccCTGAGCCATACGGACAAGCTGTAGATAGGCTTGAAGGAGAAGCTGTCGTGAATCTTTGCAATAGCGAGCAAGTCTGGGCTGGCTGTCTACGCGTTCAGACAAGAACAATCCTTTGGCGACTGTTAACTAAAAAGGTCAAGTGCGAGTTGGTAGTAATATCTAAAGGGTATATAGACTCCAGCGCGGATGGTTGGTCTCGTCTCGATGAACATGATGCATTGAAGAGTCGAGAACTGGAGAAATATGAGTTCTACAACGTCTTGTTTATTGAGTGGAAGGAAGGTGTCGCTTATCGGCAAGGTATTGGTCGCGTGGATAAGTCGGGTTGGGAAGCTGAATCTCGTGACATGATCAATTTACTGTTGGCGTGAGTTTGGGTCTTATTGAGGGCGCTGGAAGATGTGGGATTTTTGTTTTCGGATGTATCGGGACAGTGCATACATGGAAACTTCCATTCAAGATCGGCTTACCTTGTTGGAAGCATCCCTCCAGGACTGCTGTTGTGATTACCATATTCTCTTCTTATAGTGCAAGATATGTTACACCCGTCTGGAGCATGTCTGCAACGGACTCTCGGAAAATCATGACGTCTACAGGTCATTCGGATATGATCATTGAGCTACCAAGAAAATTGCCATAGATCTACCTCACGTAAGATTTTAGACTATTCCAATAGCGTCTTGCGCGTCTAGCTACGTATGGACTCCAAAAGTTGCCGCTTATTATAGAGCGCCAATCAACGATACTCCCCAAGATCCCGTAGGATTTTGGTAAGCTAtctagtattataaatatgcCACCATTTCCGGCGAGCAATCCCCCAGCCAGCACAAGACACCAACATTCATAACCATGATGAGTCGTGTCAGTGTCGCCGTGATCGGTGCCGGCAAGTACCCATAAATGAAACTAAAATAACACCACTCTGACACCTTTGAAGGTCCAACCGGTATTACCATGCTCAAGCAGCTGCTTCAAGACGGATTCAACGCTACATTATTCGAAAGACGAAGTCAAGTTGGCGGGCTATGGGCCTACGACGCAAAGCATGGTTGGACGTCAGCTTTGGAGACCACTAGCGCAAACATTAGCAAATACACATGCGGATTTACGGATTATCCCATACCAGACAGTAAGATACCGACTGAGAAAAGTGTAAATCAGTCGCTAATCATCAGCAGAGTATCCGGTCCATCTGAGTACATGGGACTTTCAAGAATTTATGCAAGGCTACGCCGAACACTTTGGCCTTTTGAAACACATCACATTTGATACAAGCGTCAAGGTTGTTAATCGTAACAAGGAGAACAGCGGATGGGATGTCCAAGTTGAGAATGTTGAGAGTGGACAAACAGACACACACCATTTCGACAAGGTTGCCTTTTGCCATGGCTATCAAACAATGAGGAAGATGCCGGTCTTTCCTGGACAGCAGGAATATGAAGGAGACATTATGCACGCCCAGCAATATCGAAGGTCTGTTTCCATAAAAAGAGATACTCACAATTATGCTGACGTGCAAGTCATAGTCCTGAACTCTTCAAAGATAAGACAGTGGTGATCCTCGGTCTAGCCACCACAACAGACGAGATCGCACCTCAAGTCGTATCGGTAGCCAAAAAGGTTTACGTTTCCCACAGAAGCGGACAAATAATCGTCAAGCGTTTTCGAAAAGGAACACCGGCCGATCTCTTAGTCTCATGGAGACGCCGCGTGATAAGTCAGTGGATCGCAAGAAAGTTTCCAAATGCGTGGAGATTCTTGGCAAACATGGTAGCCAAGCTATTATCATCACAAATGGCCGGCATGAAGCTAGACCCAGCGTGGCGCCTCAAAGACTTTAAAGATCTGACATTGAGTCTGCCAGGACTCATCGAGCATATTCTCCCACTTCTGAAAGATGGAACCGTGACGAGTTTACACGGAATCAAGCGGTTTGTAGGGGGGAAGTCAATTGAGTTTGACGATGGAACGGTACTTGACGACGTTGATAGCGTCATCTTCACTACTGGCTATCAAAGCGACTTTTCACTGGCGCCATTTGTCGAGAAGAGTATCCCAAAGTCGCCAAACTACGGAGGTCCTGCTATTCATCGTCTGTACATGAACGTCTTCCCACCAAAATATGCAGACAGTTGCGCTATGCTCTGTTACTCAGCGTATGGTAAAAACAATGGCTTTTCTTTCAGCGATGTCATGAACATGGCTATTTCCAACATATGGCGTGGAGTAAGTGACCTACCTTCAAAGCAGGACATGGAAGAATGGGTCAACGATCATCACGAATGGCTAGCTTCAAATTGGGCACGAGAACCAACTGTAGATCTAAGCATGGTCAAACAGTATGAATTCCAGCCATGGATGCATAAAAAAGCAGGGACTGGAATGGAGAATCTCGGCTGGGGACGAGCAGGTTGGAAGTTCTGGTGGGAGGATCGAAAGATGTACAATTTGATGAATCACGGTGTTGAGACAGCGCATATGTTTCGGTATTTCAACACGGGCAAGAGAAGTACATGGGATGGGGCGAGGGATGAGATTATACGACAGAATAGGATCGTGAAGGAGTCATTCGGAGGGAAACATAACAAGTCGAGAAGCGAGtagaattttttattaatttatttttctttatttcgGGGAGAAGACCGACGAGTAGAGGATTGTTAGTGCTCGCGGGGAACCTGGCTAGTCTAACTCAAGCCTGTTAacattcttaatattaagcttgATCATTCACGAGGCTGTAGTGACAGACGCCCCACAGTCTAACCTGAATAAAGAAGGTGTTTAGAGAGCTCCCCCGCGGGGAAATATTTCCAGTGAATGGGGGAAAGGTTTAAGGGTTGACTACCGGTGAAACTGGCGATGTTTACCGTAGACCAACCATGTTTGTCGGTGTACCTTGCGCCGAACCGAGGTCTTGGCAGCGGAAATAGTCTTATATAAACTGTCAAATGCATCCCAGTGTCTGATGAGATGGTTGACAGTGCACTCCAAAATGCATCTCCTTCGTATCTCTGTCGCCATCAAGGCATTTGGCCTGGCTTTCCTctctgccactgccactgccactgcctCTTCGGAAGCTCCTCGTGACTGGACCAGTCTAAAACTCCTCACTAAAGCCGCCGACTCACAAGTCCAAGGTGTTCTCGACAACAAGaatgtatctctgaccggcTCACCGCGATCCCTCACTCGCGCTGTCCGTCAATTGGTCGTACCGTTCCTATGGCCAAACTCGACATACTTCCACAATGAGACTTTGGTGCCTCACATCGAAGAGATGCTGGAAGTACTCCAGAAAGTCCAGCATGACGATGGCACATACACCGTCGGCAATCGCCACTCACCACCTGATACTGGATTTTTGATCGAAGATTTTGGTATCATGGTGCGGATTCTTGAAAAGGACGATCACGAAGCGTCGCAGCCATTTGCGGATGTCATCCGTGGTCTTCTCGTTAAAGCTGGACCTGGTCTTGCAAAGGGCGGTATTCACACGCCCAACCACAGATGGAAGATCTGCAGCGCTCTGGCGCGTATTTCTAGCATTACAGAAAACGAAAGCTATGTCAAGAGGATTGATGAGTGGCTTGCAGAAGGAATTGACATCGACACCGATGGCATTTACTCAGAGCGAAGCCCCAATTATTACTCGGCCGTGTCTAACCCTTCGCTCTTGACTGTTGCTCACGAGCTCAACTACACTGACCTAATCGACTACGTCCGCATGAACCTCGAACTAGCAATTGAGCACGCGGAACCCAATGGTGAGATGGAAGTTATCCAAAGCCGTCGCCAAGATCAAGCACAACCTCCCGTCGTCAACATGGGTAACTTCTACCCTCAGTTCCGTGAGCTTGCTCTCCTCGACAACAACGGTCGCTTTGCTGCTATGGCGCGTCTAATTGAAGAACTCGTTGGTTCACAACTGGGTGATTTCCTGGCCAACTTGATGGAGCGTCCTGAACTCGCCGCTCAACTACCTGATCCAGAAGACCCGTTTGTCGATTTTGAGAAGCACTACACTTCAGCTGGTCTTGTACGCGCGCGACGCGGAAACTTGACAGTTTCTGCTTTCGGTGGTTCAGATTGGTATATCGATGGAAAAAAGGCCGATTTCTACAATCGTATGGGTTCCGGTCTGTCTACCAACCCAACCATGTTCCGGGCATGGAACGGAAAGGCTGTTCTTGAAGCTGTTCGTCTCAGTGCCAATTTTTTCAGCATGGGCCATTTCCGATCCAATGGAGTTAATGTGTCTGACAACGGCGTTATCAAGCTGGGAAGCGAGATCGAGGTTCCATACTATCTCCCCATGCCATCTGAGCGCCGCGATGAGAACGGCACATACAAACTATCTCGCTCAGTCGACGGTCGCTTCTACGCTATGCTTGACTTTGAAAATCGCCCTGCTATCATGCGCCGCCTCAAGACCGAAGTCGAGATCAGCTCCACCAAGGCTGGTTACGACCTTAACTTCCAGGTCACTGGTGAGGATGATGTCGAGCTTACCTTTGAACTGACCTTCCGGGAGGGTGGAAAGTTCAAGGGAGTGAAGGAGTTTGTGGACAGTGACAACACCACTATTTATCGCCTCACAGAAGGAAAGGGAGAGTATACTATGGGCGATGATAAGATTACTTTCGGGCCTGGAAATGGCATGGGAGTTATTCAGAATGACGCTGGAGAGCAGTACAACTGGCATCGTGGCAACTTGACTTTGGAGGGAAGTCATGTGTATATCACTGGTGTCACACCTTTGAACTATACACTCAACCTGGGCTTTGCTTAATTTTGGCTAGAGTAGAATTAATATACCAACTTCTTGTCGTTAACTCGTGTTGCTCTGAACTAAAAGATCAAAAGTAGCCTTCAGGTATGCGCTATAAGCCTTGGCTTCTGAGACTTCCTGTCTTTCTCCGTGGGCCAACGACCATTATTAAACGTCACAGTGCACGGAACCATATATATGGGTATCGAAATTGGATCTTGCATTATGCTACATGAGTCTCTTTATCACATCTATCTTATTTACCACCACGACCTTACTCCTCAAGCTCAGCGAGCATGATGTCAGCAGCCTTCTCAGCCACCATGTATGTAGACACAGCGGTGAAAGTACCGGGAATGCGGGGGTAGACAGAAGCGTCAACAACACGCAGACCAGCAACACCGCGAACACGGAACTTGGAGTCAAGGACAGCCATCTTGTCATCGTCAGCACCAATGGGGCAGGTGGATGAAGCGTGGTGACCCCAGGTGTTGTCCTTGATGTAAGTCTTGATGTCCTCCTGGGTCTTGACGTGGTCACCGGGGAGGGCCTCCTGGACCTTTACGGGCTGGCTGGCGAGAGCCTTGCGGGTAAGCTCAACGGCCTCAGTCATGGCCTGGAGATCCTTGTCGTAGTCACCGTTACCAGTGTCAAAGTAGTTGAAGGTGATGTCGGGGGTGTCAAGAGGGTCAGCGGAGCGGAGGAGGACGTTGCCAGCAGTGTTGCGGGGGTGAGCCTTGAGGATGGCCCAGGAGAACCAGTCGTGCTCGATGGTAGCGTTGACGGCATAGTTGGGGAAGTAACCACGGAAGTTGACGGGTCCACCGAAGGCAAAGATGTCAAAGTTGTTCTTATCAGCAGTGGTAGACTTGTAGAACATGGTGGCAGCTAGACCAGAAGAGGAGTAGATACCGTGGTCGCCAAGGACAGGGCTCCTCCAGCGGTCAAGGCAAGGGTCCTCATCAGTGTAGAGGCTGAAAGTGCAGCCGTCGAAAGCAGTGAAGTTCTCAGGTGTGTTACCCTGGACGCTGATCTCGTAGTGGTCCTGGAGGTTGGTACCGAC
This Fusarium poae strain DAOMC 252244 chromosome 3, whole genome shotgun sequence DNA region includes the following protein-coding sequences:
- a CDS encoding hypothetical protein (SECRETED:SignalP(1-26)); this translates as MHLLRISVAIKAFGLAFLSATATATASSEAPRDWTSLKLLTKAADSQVQGVLDNKNVSLTGSPRSLTRAVRQLVVPFLWPNSTYFHNETLVPHIEEMLEVLQKVQHDDGTYTVGNRHSPPDTGFLIEDFGIMVRILEKDDHEASQPFADVIRGLLVKAGPGLAKGGIHTPNHRWKICSALARISSITENESYVKRIDEWLAEGIDIDTDGIYSERSPNYYSAVSNPSLLTVAHELNYTDLIDYVRMNLELAIEHAEPNGEMEVIQSRRQDQAQPPVVNMGNFYPQFRELALLDNNGRFAAMARLIEELVGSQLGDFLANLMERPELAAQLPDPEDPFVDFEKHYTSAGLVRARRGNLTVSAFGGSDWYIDGKKADFYNRMGSGLSTNPTMFRAWNGKAVLEAVRLSANFFSMGHFRSNGVNVSDNGVIKLGSEIEVPYYLPMPSERRDENGTYKLSRSVDGRFYAMLDFENRPAIMRRLKTEVEISSTKAGYDLNFQVTGEDDVELTFELTFREGGKFKGVKEFVDSDNTTIYRLTEGKGEYTMGDDKITFGPGNGMGVIQNDAGEQYNWHRGNLTLEGSHVYITGVTPLNYTLNLGFA